A window of Castanea sativa cultivar Marrone di Chiusa Pesio chromosome 1, ASM4071231v1 contains these coding sequences:
- the LOC142628715 gene encoding putative receptor-like protein kinase At1g33260: MGFLKCFIGFKIRRRSNRVEIYNQDHDENRNQSTSNGTATNTATDDSSKTNNRLEPIDGQKRNIDGVGVIRKFSWDEVERLTKNFSKVIGSGGFSTVYLAHFQGFEIELGAIKVHIGSERLNQLFKQERDILLRLRHQHIVKLLGYCDDGEQGAMVFEYVPNGSLQEKLHGGGCGGIAEEDAKSKRKSLPVLSWRSRITIAFQLAQAIEYLHEKCSPQIVHGDIKASNILLDHHLNCKLCDFGFSKMGFSSTILPPSSSSPAYSSRRKQVMMGSPGYTDPHYLRTGLASKKNDIYSYGVVVLELVTGMEAFCSERGQFLTSIVGPTLLTRDVADMVDPRLGGDYDMEEARAILSISALCLGHSPTLRPSATHILQTIKDKISSTSFLFSPSPDKDKFGQLMIRDS, translated from the exons ATGGGTTTCCTCAAGTGCTTTATTGGATTCAAAATTAGACGCAGATCCAATCGTGTCGAAATTTATAATCAGGACCATGATGAGAACAGGAACCAGTCTACTAGCAATGGCACCGCTACTAATACAGCTACTGATGATAGTAGCAAGACTAATAATAGACTTGAGCCAATTGATGGTCAAAAGCGGAATATTGATGGGGTTGGGGTGATCAGGAAATTCAGTTGGGATGAGGTTGAGAGGCTGACCAAGAACTTCTCCAAGGTGATTGGATCGGGAGGATTTAGCACCGTCTATTTGGCTCACTTCCAGGGCTTTGAGATAGAGCTGGGGGCAATTAAGGTCCACATTGGCAGTGAGCGCCTCAACCAGTTGTTTAAGCAAGAACGGGACATCCTGCTCCGTCTGCGCCATCAACATATCGTCAAGCTTCTTGGTTATTGTGATGACGGAG AACAAGGGGCAATGGTATTTGAGTACGTCCCCAACGGAAGCTTGCAAGAGAAGCTccatggtggtggttgtggtggtatagcagaagaagatgcaaaaagCAAAAGGAAATCATTGCCTGTGCTTTCGTGGAGAAGCCGCATTACAATAGCCTTCCAGCTAGCGCAAGCAATAGAATATTTGCATGAAAAGTGTAGCCCACAGATTGTTCACGGTGACATTAAAGCTTCAAACATCCTACTGGACCACCATCTCAACTGCAAGCTCTGTGATTTCGGTTTCTCAAAGATGGGGTTTTCTTCGACCATACTCCCACCTTCTTCATCTTCCCCTGCGTATTCATCGAGGAGGAAGCAAGTGATGATGGGTTCTCCAGGTTACACCGATCCACACTACCTGAGAACTGGATTAGCCTCAAAGAAGAACGACATTTACAGCTATGGAGTTGTGGTTTTGGAGCTTGTGACAGGGATGGAGGCCTTCTGTTCCGAGAGGGGCCAGTTCTTGACATCTATAGTGGGACCGACATTGCTGACGAGGGATGTGGCGGACATGGTGGACCCACGACTGGGCGGAGACTATGATATGGAAGAAGCCAGGGCCATTCTTTCCATCTCAGCCCTCTGCCTTGGCCACTCGCCCACCCTCAGGCCTTCTGCCACCCACATCTTGCAAACTATCAAGGACAAAATCTCTTCCACCTCCTTCCTATTCTCACCATCACCGGACAAAGACAAATTTGGTCAACTCATGATTCGTGATTCATGA